The Actinomycetes bacterium genomic interval TCGTGGTGGACGACGAAGTCCACCAACTCTTCATCTCCAAGCGCGGTCTTGAGCGAGTCGTCGACGAGATCTGGATAGTAGCCAGATTTTTCAATGTCACGACGAAGTTGACTGCGAGCATCCATCCCGGCAAGCCTACCGTTCGCAGGGCCGGGTGGCGGGGATGAGTAGCTCACATTCGCGGCAGTCGGCGCACCAACGCTGAATCGCCACTGTCTGGTTCCCGCAACCAAGCCGCCGCACCGATAACTTGAACTCCCGAGGGGGCCGCCACGACTGGGTTGAGATCTAGCCGCTGTAACTGCGGCAGGTCACGACCCATCAGCCCCACCCGACACACCAACTCCTGCAGCGCCGCCATATCCACCGGCGGCCTCCCGCCGTATCCCGCCAGCAACTGAGCCGAGTCCGGCGACTGGATCAACCTACCTGCGGCAGTGTCGCTGATCGGAGCAACGTGATAGCTGCGATCAGCGACGACCTCTCCCACTAAACCAGCCGAGCCGAAGGCCAGCACCGGACCGAATACCGGATCTCGGATCAACCGCACGACCGTTTCGATACCGGACTTGGGTGTGGCCTGAACGAGCATTCGAGCCGCTGACTCTTGCCGGACGGTGGCTACGAGCGAGAGATAGGCTTGCCGCAACGTCGCCGCACTTCCCAGGTTGAACCGCCTCGCTTCTTGGCCGTCGATACCCCCTTCGCGTCGCACGCTAGTACTGCGTAACGTCACTGGCCATCCCACTTGGTCGGCCGCAGCTTCGGCCTCATCCTCCGAACCGACGACCATGCTGGGCAGAAGTGCGATCCCGTAGCAGTCCAGCAGTTCGGACAGTTGCGTGCCCACCAAACTGACCGTGGCACCCTTTTCCCGAGGCCTGATCGATTCGAGCCGTTCTCGCACGATGATGCGAGAACGCTCCCGATTGATTTCGTCCCGCTCGGGCACAATCCCTGCCGACGCGCGGCGAGTCTCAGCAGCATCAACCACTCGCTTTAAGACCTCCACCGCTTCTTGGATGATGGCGAAAGTGGGAATCGAGCCGAAATTGGCATCAGAGCCTGCGGGCGTCAGAATCGAATTGATGCCAGCCGTGCTGTGGAGCACTGCCAACACCGGAGATGTCGCCACCTCCGCTTCCCGCAGCAACGCTTCCTGCAACGGACGCGGATCTTCACCCACCGGACTGACATGCACGACCATGAGTGAACCGACGTTTGGTTCCGCTAATGCATCCCGGACCGCATCGACGAGCGGAACGCTGTTCGACCCCGGATTGACTGCTCGTTGCCGCTGCACCTGCAATCCAGCGGTTGCGCAGGTGTCAGCGACTAGGTTCACCAGCTCCCAAGAATCACCGACTACCGTCACACGCTTGCTGGTCGGCTCTGGTTGACATGCCAATAGCCCGGCTAGGTCGACCATCTGATCCAGATCTTTGGCTTCGATCACTCCCGCGGACGCCAACAAATCTGCAGCCGCTGCTGGATTTAGCGAGGTTCGAACATTTTGGGTGCCGGTAGGGAAGGCTCTGCTGGCTCGGCCTGACCGAACCACGACGACCGGTTTTTCCGCCGCCACTGCCCGCACCAACCGCAAAAACTTGTTGGGGTCCGCCATTCGCTCCAGATACAACAGAACCACGCGAACTTGACTATCGTCACGCCACATCTGCAGCAGTTCATCAGCCCCCAGATCAGCGCGATTTCCGGTTGCCACACACGAAGCGATTCCCAGCCGGCGCTGGGCAAGACGATTCAGTACCCCAATCGACAAGGGCGCGGACTGGGTGTAGAGCGCGAGCGGACCGCGCGGCGGCTGTGTCTCGGCGAAACTGGCCTGCAGCTGTACGCGAGGATCGTTGTTGATCAGGCCGAGGGAACTCGGACCTACCAGTCGCATCCCCTCGCCACGAACGAGTCGCAGCAAAGCCCGTTGATAGTCGGCACCCTCTTGCCCGGTCTCAGCGAAGCCAGCGCTCACCACAACTACCCCCTGCGCCCCCGCAGCAGCAATTTCCGGGATCAGATCGTCGACGAGATCGGC includes:
- a CDS encoding GNAT family N-acetyltransferase, which translates into the protein MTAADQPEDYPGDWEVDVLLGDGSVCHLRPVLPDDDELLREFHTHLSKESIYYRYFSPYQELLDKDIDRLIAADHHDRIALMALVGGHIIGVAQLDRVSGTDGEVAFTVRDDYQSRGLGSILLEHLAFAAREEGIRRFVAEVLPGNRKMAATFSRAGYTVAQELDEGIVKLAFEIEPNREIAAIRHRREARADARSAWRLLNPRGIAIIGASQREESMGGKLVHTLVAGGYRGRIFPIHPEAGVVAGLPAFRTVADAPGPVDLAIVAVPADLVDDLIPEIAAAGAQGVVVVSAGFAETGQEGADYQRALLRLVRGEGMRLVGPSSLGLINNDPRVQLQASFAETQPPRGPLALYTQSAPLSIGVLNRLAQRRLGIASCVATGNRADLGADELLQMWRDDSQVRVVLLYLERMADPNKFLRLVRAVAAEKPVVVVRSGRASRAFPTGTQNVRTSLNPAAAADLLASAGVIEAKDLDQMVDLAGLLACQPEPTSKRVTVVGDSWELVNLVADTCATAGLQVQRQRAVNPGSNSVPLVDAVRDALAEPNVGSLMVVHVSPVGEDPRPLQEALLREAEVATSPVLAVLHSTAGINSILTPAGSDANFGSIPTFAIIQEAVEVLKRVVDAAETRRASAGIVPERDEINRERSRIIVRERLESIRPREKGATVSLVGTQLSELLDCYGIALLPSMVVGSEDEAEAAADQVGWPVTLRSTSVRREGGIDGQEARRFNLGSAATLRQAYLSLVATVRQESAARMLVQATPKSGIETVVRLIRDPVFGPVLAFGSAGLVGEVVADRSYHVAPISDTAAGRLIQSPDSAQLLAGYGGRPPVDMAALQELVCRVGLMGRDLPQLQRLDLNPVVAAPSGVQVIGAAAWLREPDSGDSALVRRLPRM